A section of the Macadamia integrifolia cultivar HAES 741 chromosome 9, SCU_Mint_v3, whole genome shotgun sequence genome encodes:
- the LOC122088115 gene encoding uncharacterized protein LOC122088115, which translates to MEKEEEVIEGLEKVVIGEETMEVEEELVAEESHLKPSRTVDLLRKFLAVQQRRAEAYAKLRSGFTEYMGGGGDLAYQQLCSEITVEFSDCSKQVLEMESQLLNPDLCRDDLACLLRDVQVQEKQKLHLTATIQILKKAGRPSERLVTHEHCSFSQPAKHECVHVHEITEAAGTEDAEADAEYDSALNEAIRGVQDAVTNINEHLEEVRYEIEALEAE; encoded by the exons atggaaaaggaagaagaggtgaTCGAGGGCTTAGAGAAGGTAGTCATAGGAGAGGAGACcatggaggtggaggaggagttGGTTGCAGAGGAAAGCCATCTCAAACCCTCGAGAACTGTTGATCTGCTTCGTAAATTTCTCGCAGTTCAGCAGCGAAGGGCTGAAGCTTATGCAAAGTTACGAAG TGGGTTTACCGAATATATGGGTGGGGGAGGCGACTTGGCCTACCAACAACTTTGCAGTGAGATTACAGTAGAGTTCAGTGATTGCTCAAAACAA GTCCTCGAAATGGAATCTCAACTTCTGAACCCTGATTTATGCCGAGATGATCTGGCTTGCCTATTGAGAGATGTTCAGGTGCAGGAAAAGCAGAAATTACATCTG ACAGCGACAATTCAGATTTTAAAGAAGGCTGGCCGTCCCTCGGAACGTCTAGTAACCCATGAGCACTGCAGTTTTAGCCAGCCAGCAAAGCATGAGTGTGTGCATGTCCATGAAATAACAGAAGCTGCAGGAACTGAGGACGCTGAGGCAGATGCAGAGTATGACAGTGCCCTCAATGAAGCCATCAGAGGGGTGCAGGATGCAGTGACAAACATAAACGAACATCTAGAGGAAGTCAGATATGAGATTGAGGCACTTGAAGCTGAGTAA